A stretch of the Medicago truncatula cultivar Jemalong A17 chromosome 5, MtrunA17r5.0-ANR, whole genome shotgun sequence genome encodes the following:
- the LOC11435320 gene encoding probable serine/threonine-protein kinase WNK4 produces MFCKRESMEEFKEENRYVETDPTGRYGRFGDVLGKGAMKTVYKAIDEVLGIEVAWNQVRLNEVLNTPDDLQRLYSEVHLLSTLKHRSIMRFYTSWIDIDNKNFNFVTEMFTSGSLREYRRKYKRVSLQAIKSWARQILQGLVYLHGHDPPVIHRDLKCDNIFVNGHLGQVKIGDLGLAAILQGSQSAHSVIGTPEFMAPEMYEEEYNELADVYSFGMCVLEMLTSDYPYSECTNPAQIYKKVTSGKLPMSFFRIEDGEARRFIGKCLEPAANRPSAKDLLLEPFLSTDDTSSAMKLKIQKPFLNENEMEKLQLSDEFQRTEMKVIGKLNPEDDTIFLKVQISDKKCSVRNVYFPFDILTDTPIDVAMEMVKELEISDWDPFDIANMINREISALLPHRWKNDYSDSFHTFSYQDDDVDESRLHFRSISSSSSLHESIPDFVSKSEEISHGYYLLHDDLHDDNSSRCSSQGTYSNWNYYSMDDHEHNIASIRKDKLPIMKSHNCNHCKIIGGSQNCSSSKSKMVMENRKLTRNRSLIDTRSQLLHRSLVDELNKRRQVKTVGAVENIGFQSPYDVK; encoded by the exons ATGTTTTGTAAGAGAGAGAGCATGGAGGAATTCAAGGAAGAGAATCGTTATGTGGAAACTGATCCAACTGGTCGCTATGGTAGG TTTGGAGATGTTCTTGGAAAAGGGGCAATGAAGACAGTATACAAAGCAATTGATGAAGTACTTGGAATAGAGGTAGCATGGAACCAAGTCAGACTCAACGAGGTACTAAACACGCCGGACGATTTGCAGCGCCTTTACTCGGAGGTTCATCTCCTAAGCACACTCAAGCACCGGTCGATCATGCGATTCTACACATCTTGGATTGATATTGATAACAAGAACTTCAACTTTGTTACAGAAATGTTCACATCAGGCTCACTGAGAGA GTACCGGAGGAAATATAAGCGAGTAAGCTTACAAGCAATAAAGAGTTGGGCGCGCCAAATTTTACAAGGTCTAGTTTATTTACATGGCCATGATCCACCTGTAATCCATAGGGACCTAAAATGTGATAACATATTTGTCAATGGTCATCTTGGACAAGTGAAAATTGGTGACCTTGGACTAGCTGCAATTCTCCAAGGTTCTCAATCAGCTCATAGTGTTATAG GAACACCGGAGTTCATGGCACCGGAAATGTACGAGGAAGAATACAATGAACTTGCTGATGTTTACTCATTTGGCATGTGTGTATTGGAAATGCTCACATCTGATTATCCATATAGTGAATGTACTAATCCAGCACAGATATACAAGAAAGTGACATCG GGGAAGCTACCAATGTCATTTTTCCGCATTGAAGATGGGGAAGCGCGGAGATTCATTGGAAAATGTTTAGAACCTGCGGCAAATAGACCGTCAGCGAAAGATTTGTTGCTTGAACCTTTTCTTTCGACAGATGATACATCATCAGCAATGAAGTTAAAAATTCAGAAGCcgtttttgaatgaaaatgagaTGGAAAAACTTCAATTGAGTGATGAATTtcaaaggactgaaatgaaagtCATAGGAAAGTTGAATCCTGAAGATGATACTATCTTTCTCAAAGTACAAATTTCAGATAAGAAAT GTTCTGTTAGGAATGTATATTTTCCATTTGATATTCTCACTGATACTCCCATTGATGTTGCAATGGAGATGGTAAAAGAATTGGAGATTTCTGATTGGGATCCTTTTGATATTGCAAATATGATCAATAGAGAGATATCTGCTCTTCTACCACATAGATGGAAAAATGATTACTCAGATTCCTTCCATACATTCAGTTATCAAGATGATGATGTCGATGAATCTCGTCTTCATTTCCGCTCgatctcttcttcttcatcgtTACATGAATCAATACCAGATTTTGTCAGTAAATCTGAGGAAATATCGCACGGATATTATTTGCTCCATG ATGATTTGCATGATGATAACAGTTCAAGATGCTCCTCACAAGGGACATATTCAAACTGGAACTATTATTCTATGGATGACCATGAACACAATATAGCCTCAATCAGAAAAGATAAGCTTCCCATCATGAAGAGTCACAATTGCAACCATTGTAAAATTATAGGAGGATCACAGAATTGTTCATCAAGTAAAAGTAAGATGGTGATGGAAAATCGAAAACTGACACGGAATAGGTCTCTGATCGATACACGGAGCCAATTGTTACACAGATCATTGGTTGATGAGTTGAACAAAAGAAGGCAAGTCAAGACAGTTGGTGCTGTGGAGAATATTGGATTTCAGTCACCTTATGATGTTAAATAG